The DNA region TCTtctatcttcttcatcttcttcttgtccactatgaaaaacaaagacatCAACCAATGTGTCATTATATGTTTGAAGAGTGGCATGAATGGCTGGGGCTAGCTCTCCCACAGGGGAAGGCAATAGATGATGCGTAGCATTAATGATAGgaaatttggaaagaagaacacaGCCCCATGTGTGTTTGTTTGGACCCGGTCCAAAATCAGCATACATATTCAGATCATGGGCTAGTTTACTGGTGAGATCCCTGTTACCCATGATGATTCTTTGTGTATCTGTTTCTAATAATCCTACAACATCCAACTCCATTTCTTCTATCAAGTTGATCATTCTATCTTCAGATGCCCACATATCATTATCGAGACCAAAATGGATGGTCCAAATACCAGCAGAGATCAAATGAGAATCAGGATGATAAGGTTGAGGAATTCCGGTTGGTCTAATATCGTAGGTGAACCTAGCAGTCAATGCTAGTAAAACTActgcaaagaaagaaatataagtataaaatttcttggtCACGTTTATTAGTTGGAGGTTGAAACTTTTGTTGATCAGGACACCAACGATAATGAATGTAGAGGAAACTACAAGGATAGCTTCAATTTTCTCCCTCAGTAACCAACCTAATGGAACAAATGCGTACGCGACGACCCAAACATGAGCTaagacaaaaagaacatAAACAGCGAACGAGAAAACGTAAACCCATATACTTTGTACTTGGCCTAGTACGGAAAAGTATGAAGGGACTAACCAAAGCATAGCAATGGCGTACAATAACCCCCCAGCAACATACTTGGGCCATTCTGTAATACTCTTAATAGACAGCACAGCAGTGGAAATAACTAGCAGTAAACATGGAACTAATGGCTTGCCCATAAATTTCCCCGAAGTTACCGCAGCAAACAACATGACTGTACACGTCAACGCACTCCATGGCCATGGCAATGGACCATGTGACTTTTCATGATAACCTTCCCAAGCCCAATATATAGTGGTAGAAGAATCTGTTAACAATTGATGAATACCAAACAACAATGATCCAAAACCAATCGCTAAAAATAGTTTGCCTATGCACGAAACTGATTTTGCTTGAGCAATTATTTTCCCTCGGAAATTGATTGAATTAACATAAGGTGATAACATGCCAAACAACACAGTAAAAACAAGAGCTGTTTTGTTATAGCCACCATTATGCTCATTTAAGATAACCCATGTTGGATTATTGGTATAGAACCCCATTTTAAAGATCATCGATGCAACAAGACCTAGTGACCAAGTGACAGCAAAAGAAGCGCTAATTTCGGCACTCATAATATATCTTAAGTTTTGCACAAACGTAGAAACGGTGATAGAAGTTCCGATAGCTAGAGTAATCAGCCTTAATTCTGGCATTTCAACAATATAGGCGCCAATGGCAATAATACCTCCTAAAAGCACACCATATTGGGTAAAGACTTCAGAGACTAATGGTAGATAAAGTACAATAGGCCCCAGAAGACAGAACATTGAAGTTTCATAACCAGAAATTCCCATATACCAAAGCGGGAAATGCCAAATACTACAAAATAACGAGGTAGTATTCGACCAGAAAAGAAAcccattaaaaaaatttgtcaaCAGATAAAAGAAGGAatcaaatttga from Saccharomyces eubayanus strain FM1318 chromosome III, whole genome shotgun sequence includes:
- the CWH43 gene encoding Cwh43p, which gives rise to MVTVNGKIIPLTHTIFAFSAFFAALVTGYSLHFHKIVTNAHYTYPDEWFPSVSATIGDRYPERSIFQILIALTSFPRFLLLLGHYYLNKSKICLLVGVLRTVSCGGWVYITSTDDHDIHDIFMIAYILLTLPWDIMITRYSGPLTSKNKGLTATIFFGTLFPMVYWYIQHSVQQRAGAYSIYAYFEWSLIILDIAFDAFAYADFKKIDIVLGFNEKPGNTSFFQIKDSDAIVCDEKKTTNLRKNQTEKKAAKKEAVSFNATDSYFKFDSFFYLLTNFFNGFLFWSNTTSLFCSIWHFPLWYMGISGYETSMFCLLGPIVLYLPLVSEVFTQYGVLLGGIIAIGAYIVEMPELRLITLAIGTSITVSTFVQNLRYIMSAEISASFAVTWSLGLVASMIFKMGFYTNNPTWVILNEHNGGYNKTALVFTVLFGMLSPYVNSINFRGKIIAQAKSVSCIGKLFLAIGFGSLLFGIHQLLTDSSTTIYWAWEGYHEKSHGPLPWPWSALTCTVMLFAAVTSGKFMGKPLVPCLLLVISTAVLSIKSITEWPKYVAGGLLYAIAMLWLVPSYFSVLGQVQSIWVYVFSFAVYVLFVLAHVWVVAYAFVPLGWLLREKIEAILVVSSTFIIVGVLINKSFNLQLINVTKKFYTYISFFAVVLLALTARFTYDIRPTGIPQPYHPDSHLISAGIWTIHFGLDNDMWASEDRMINLIEEMELDVVGLLETDTQRIIMGNRDLTSKLAHDLNMYADFGPGPNKHTWGCVLLSKFPIINATHHLLPSPVGELAPAIHATLQTYNDTLVDVFVFHSGQEEDEEDRRLQSNYMAELMGNSTRPAILLSYLVVDPGEGNYNKHVSETSGMHDIDPTDDDRWCEYILYKDLRRTGYARVARGTITDTELQVGKFQVLNEQELAERSDSIYEYDHVDEPENDDMKFPDRFLGEGERGHFYHVFDKPRYYP